One window from the genome of Variovorax sp. PAMC26660 encodes:
- a CDS encoding phosphoribosyl-ATP diphosphatase has protein sequence MTATVNTSDALARLAEVIETRLPARGGDPEKSYVARLLHKGPDAFLKKIGEEATEVVMAAKDADHGGDRSKIVNEVADLWFHTMVALAHYGFSPADVVAELERREGTSGIEEKALRKVHAREAGND, from the coding sequence ATGACGGCCACCGTGAACACCTCCGACGCCCTTGCACGCCTGGCTGAGGTCATAGAGACCCGCCTGCCCGCGCGCGGCGGCGACCCCGAAAAGAGCTATGTGGCGCGCCTGCTGCACAAGGGCCCCGATGCCTTCCTCAAGAAGATCGGCGAGGAAGCCACCGAAGTCGTGATGGCCGCGAAAGACGCCGACCACGGCGGCGACCGCTCGAAAATAGTGAACGAAGTGGCCGACCTGTGGTTCCACACCATGGTGGCGCTCGCGCACTACGGTTTCTCGCCGGCCGACGTGGTCGCGGAGCTGGAGCGCCGCGAAGGCACCAGCGGCATCGAGGAAAAAGCCTTGCGCAAGGTGCACGCCCGCGAGGCTGGCAACGACTGA
- the hisI gene encoding phosphoribosyl-AMP cyclohydrolase, producing MNWLDEVKWDANGLVPVIAQEQGSNDVLMFAWMNREALEKTAELGRAVYFSRSRNKLWFKGEESGHVQTVHEIRLDCDNDVVLLKVTQLGHEPGIACHTGRHSCFFSKYEKGQWTVVEPVLKDPESIYK from the coding sequence ATGAATTGGCTCGATGAAGTGAAATGGGACGCGAACGGCCTGGTGCCGGTCATCGCGCAGGAACAAGGCAGCAACGACGTGCTGATGTTCGCCTGGATGAACCGCGAGGCGCTCGAAAAGACCGCCGAGCTGGGCCGCGCGGTGTATTTCAGCCGCTCGCGCAACAAGCTGTGGTTCAAGGGCGAGGAATCGGGTCACGTGCAGACCGTGCACGAGATCCGGCTCGATTGCGACAACGACGTGGTGCTGCTCAAGGTCACCCAGCTCGGGCACGAGCCCGGGATCGCCTGCCACACCGGCCGCCACAGTTGCTTTTTCAGCAAGTACGAGAAGGGCCAGTGGACCGTGGTCGAACCGGTCTTGAAAGACCCGGAGTCGATCTACAAATGA
- a CDS encoding D-hexose-6-phosphate mutarotase, producing the protein MEISSIEFRGQPALRAVGADGSHLTVALHGAQVLSWATADAVERLYLSPRAVFDGQAAIRGGVPICCPQFNQRGMLPKHGFMRNLPWAQEPAGTPDTLRLTLRDSEATRQIWPHAFEARLDVTLSAGQLRTALSLTNIDHAPWTFAAALHTYLRVDDIAEVRLEGLQGANRWDSLRDDRHVETAAALHFDAEFDSVYAAPTKPLRLVQPGGTLEISQSASCSETVVWNPGAVLGAKLADMPEDGYRHMLCVEAARIDEPVLLAPGAQWQGWQQLRVL; encoded by the coding sequence TTGCGTGCCGTGGGCGCCGATGGAAGCCACCTCACGGTGGCTTTGCATGGCGCGCAGGTGCTCTCATGGGCCACGGCCGACGCAGTGGAAAGGCTCTATCTGAGCCCGCGCGCCGTGTTCGACGGGCAGGCGGCCATTCGCGGCGGCGTGCCCATTTGCTGCCCCCAGTTCAACCAGCGCGGCATGTTGCCCAAGCATGGATTCATGCGTAATTTGCCTTGGGCACAGGAGCCTGCGGGCACGCCCGACACCTTGCGGCTGACGCTGCGCGACAGCGAAGCCACCCGCCAGATCTGGCCGCACGCTTTTGAGGCGCGGCTCGACGTCACGCTGTCCGCAGGCCAACTGCGCACGGCACTCAGCCTGACCAACATCGACCATGCGCCCTGGACCTTCGCCGCCGCGCTGCATACGTACCTGCGGGTCGACGACATCGCCGAGGTCCGCCTCGAAGGCCTGCAGGGCGCCAACCGCTGGGATTCGCTGCGCGATGACCGCCATGTGGAAACCGCGGCGGCCCTGCATTTCGATGCCGAGTTCGACAGCGTCTACGCCGCGCCCACCAAGCCGCTGCGGCTGGTGCAGCCCGGCGGCACGCTCGAAATTTCGCAAAGCGCGAGCTGCAGCGAAACCGTGGTCTGGAACCCCGGCGCTGTGCTCGGTGCGAAACTCGCCGACATGCCCGAAGACGGCTATCGCCACATGCTGTGCGTCGAAGCGGCGCGCATCGACGAGCCGGTGCTGCTGGCCCCCGGCGCCCAATGGCAGGGCTGGCAACAGCTTCGCGTTCTCTGA
- a CDS encoding Nif3-like dinuclear metal center hexameric protein, whose translation MSTTRHELLHAFDLLLAPGRFKDYGPNGLQVEGRTVVRKIVSGVTASRALIEAAIHAEADAIFVHHGLFWRGQDGCVTGWMKQRLGLLLGHDINLFAYHLPLDAHPELGNNAQLGLQLGLVAHAGSTGRFGEQELGFLGTRENGENFANAKALATHVEKVLNRPVTLVDTAHRAIKNIAWCTGGAQGYFEAAIAAGADAFITGEISEPQAHYAREMGVAFLACGHHATERYGAPAVAGHVAAQLGLTHEFIDIDNPA comes from the coding sequence ATGAGCACCACCCGTCACGAACTGCTTCATGCATTCGACCTGCTGCTGGCCCCCGGGCGCTTCAAGGACTATGGACCCAACGGCCTGCAGGTCGAAGGGCGCACTGTGGTGCGCAAGATCGTCTCGGGCGTGACCGCCAGCCGCGCACTGATCGAGGCCGCGATCCACGCCGAGGCCGATGCCATCTTCGTCCACCACGGCCTGTTCTGGCGCGGGCAGGACGGCTGCGTCACCGGCTGGATGAAGCAGCGCTTGGGTCTGCTGCTCGGCCACGACATCAACCTGTTCGCCTACCACCTGCCGCTCGACGCGCATCCCGAACTGGGCAACAACGCTCAGCTTGGGCTGCAACTGGGGCTTGTGGCCCACGCGGGTTCGACGGGGAGGTTCGGCGAGCAGGAGCTGGGCTTTCTCGGCACGCGCGAGAACGGCGAGAACTTCGCCAACGCGAAGGCGCTTGCCACGCATGTCGAGAAGGTACTGAATCGGCCGGTAACGCTCGTCGACACTGCACATCGCGCTATTAAAAATATAGCGTGGTGCACGGGCGGCGCCCAAGGCTACTTCGAAGCGGCCATCGCGGCCGGTGCCGATGCCTTCATCACCGGCGAGATTTCGGAGCCCCAGGCCCACTATGCGCGCGAGATGGGCGTGGCCTTTCTCGCCTGCGGCCACCATGCGACCGAGCGCTACGGCGCGCCGGCGGTGGCAGGGCATGTGGCGGCGCAACTCGGCCTGACGCACGAATTCATCGACATCGACAACCCCGCATGA
- a CDS encoding DUF4870 family protein has protein sequence MANDIVNVEPDDSLKTWGWVSYILHLIVAIGAVLPGAQASVLLLLVALVIDFVKRDDAAGTWQASHFSWRIRSVLWAGLAYILTAWLWLLFLVPGWIAWSLISLWFLYRIVKGMIRMNDSRPMEPKDVI, from the coding sequence ATGGCCAACGACATCGTGAACGTGGAACCCGACGACTCCCTCAAGACCTGGGGCTGGGTCAGCTATATCCTGCACCTGATCGTGGCCATCGGCGCCGTGCTGCCGGGCGCGCAGGCCTCGGTGCTGCTGCTGTTGGTGGCGCTGGTGATCGACTTCGTGAAGCGCGACGACGCAGCCGGCACTTGGCAGGCGTCGCACTTCAGCTGGCGCATCCGCTCGGTGCTCTGGGCCGGCCTGGCCTACATCCTCACGGCCTGGCTCTGGCTGCTGTTTCTGGTGCCTGGCTGGATCGCCTGGAGCCTGATTTCGCTGTGGTTTCTCTACCGGATCGTGAAAGGCATGATCCGCATGAACGACAGCCGCCCCATGGAACCCAAAGATGTCATCTGA
- the tatB gene encoding Sec-independent protein translocase protein TatB, which translates to MFDLGIEKLALIGVVALIVIGPEKLPRVARTVGTLLGKAQRYVSDVKAEVNRSMELDELRKMKTTVEDAARDVEHTIHTGASDFEKQFSGSGETLSALAEPEASVPEYRHPRKNWRLKQGATPQWYKARNGVRTKALSGAARVARFRPHTINKIN; encoded by the coding sequence GTGTTCGACCTGGGCATTGAGAAGCTGGCGCTGATCGGCGTCGTGGCGCTGATCGTCATCGGGCCGGAAAAGCTGCCGCGCGTGGCCCGCACCGTCGGCACCTTGCTCGGCAAGGCACAGCGCTATGTGAGCGACGTCAAGGCCGAGGTCAATCGCTCGATGGAGCTCGACGAGCTTCGCAAGATGAAGACCACCGTCGAGGATGCGGCGCGCGACGTCGAGCACACCATCCACACCGGCGCGAGCGACTTCGAGAAGCAATTCTCCGGGTCGGGCGAAACGCTTTCGGCGCTGGCCGAGCCCGAGGCTTCGGTGCCCGAATACAGGCACCCTCGCAAGAACTGGCGCCTGAAGCAGGGCGCCACGCCGCAGTGGTACAAGGCGCGCAACGGCGTGCGCACCAAGGCGCTGTCGGGTGCGGCGCGGGTTGCGCGCTTCCGCCCGCACACGATCAACAAGATCAACTAG
- the hisF gene encoding imidazole glycerol phosphate synthase subunit HisF, with amino-acid sequence MLAKRIIPCLDVTGGRVVKGVNFLELRDAGDPVEIAARYNAQGADELTFLDITATSDGRDLILPIIEAVASQVFIPLTVGGGVRTVADVRRLLNAGADKTSFNSAAIADPRVINDASQKYGAQCIVVAIDAKRRSPEDAATRGAGWDVYSHGGRKNTGLDAVEWATEMVRRGAGEILLTSMDRDGTKSGFDLALTRAVSDAVNVPVIASGGVGNLDDLADGIQTGGADAVLAASIFHYGEYTVGQAKARMAERGIPVRS; translated from the coding sequence ATGCTTGCCAAACGCATCATTCCCTGCCTCGACGTCACCGGCGGTCGTGTCGTCAAGGGCGTCAATTTCCTCGAACTGCGCGACGCCGGTGATCCGGTGGAGATTGCCGCGCGCTACAACGCGCAGGGCGCAGATGAACTCACCTTCCTCGACATCACCGCCACCAGCGACGGCCGCGACCTGATCCTGCCGATCATCGAGGCGGTGGCTTCGCAGGTCTTCATTCCGCTGACCGTGGGTGGTGGCGTGCGTACCGTGGCGGACGTTCGGCGGCTGCTCAACGCGGGCGCCGACAAGACCAGTTTCAATTCGGCCGCCATCGCCGATCCGCGGGTGATCAACGACGCTTCGCAGAAGTACGGCGCGCAGTGCATCGTGGTGGCCATCGATGCCAAGCGCCGCAGCCCCGAAGATGCGGCCACGCGCGGCGCGGGCTGGGACGTCTACAGCCACGGCGGGCGCAAGAACACCGGCCTCGATGCCGTCGAGTGGGCGACCGAGATGGTTCGCCGGGGCGCGGGCGAGATCCTGCTGACCAGCATGGACCGCGACGGCACCAAGAGCGGCTTCGACCTGGCGCTGACCCGCGCGGTGAGCGATGCGGTCAACGTGCCGGTGATCGCCTCGGGCGGCGTCGGCAACCTCGACGACCTGGCCGATGGCATCCAGACCGGCGGCGCCGATGCGGTGCTGGCGGCCAGCATCTTTCACTACGGCGAATACACGGTCGGGCAGGCCAAGGCCCGCATGGCCGAGCGCGGTATCCCTGTGCGCAGCTGA
- the tatC gene encoding twin-arginine translocase subunit TatC, with the protein MADSDNKNKDKEDELAGTEQPFVAHLVELRDRLLYCVYGLVIAGILLSIWPGPGGLIDIIAMPIKAHMPHDAKLIAIGVFSPFFVPLKVLMMAAVLLALPWLMYQAWMFVAPGLYSHEKKFALPLIFFGSLLAYGGIAFVQLFVLDKMFSFIQRFAPAAVQATPDISSYVEAILSLYIAFGVAFQVPIVVMLLVRFELVTIDKLKSFRGYFIVVAFVVAAVLTPPDVVSQLALAVPMCLLYEVGIIGARYFASSGKKSEEEEKENADSSASS; encoded by the coding sequence ATGGCCGATTCCGACAACAAGAACAAAGACAAAGAAGACGAGCTGGCGGGCACCGAACAGCCGTTCGTGGCGCACCTGGTCGAGCTTCGCGACCGCCTGCTTTATTGCGTCTATGGCCTCGTGATCGCGGGCATCCTGCTGTCCATCTGGCCGGGGCCGGGCGGGCTGATCGACATCATCGCGATGCCGATCAAGGCCCACATGCCGCACGACGCGAAGCTGATCGCGATCGGCGTGTTCTCGCCGTTCTTCGTGCCGCTCAAGGTGCTGATGATGGCGGCCGTGCTGCTGGCTTTGCCCTGGCTCATGTACCAGGCATGGATGTTCGTGGCGCCGGGGCTCTACAGCCACGAAAAGAAGTTCGCGTTGCCGCTGATCTTCTTCGGCAGCCTGCTGGCCTACGGGGGCATCGCCTTCGTGCAGCTCTTCGTGCTGGACAAGATGTTCAGCTTCATCCAGCGCTTTGCGCCTGCCGCGGTGCAGGCGACGCCGGACATTTCCTCGTACGTCGAGGCGATCCTGTCGCTCTACATCGCGTTCGGCGTTGCCTTCCAGGTGCCTATCGTGGTGATGCTGCTGGTGCGCTTCGAGCTGGTGACCATCGACAAGCTGAAGTCCTTCCGCGGCTACTTCATCGTGGTGGCCTTCGTGGTGGCAGCCGTGCTCACGCCGCCCGACGTGGTGTCGCAACTTGCGCTGGCTGTGCCGATGTGCCTGCTGTATGAAGTGGGCATCATCGGTGCCCGCTACTTCGCGAGCTCGGGCAAGAAGTCCGAAGAGGAAGAAAAAGAAAACGCCGATTCCTCGGCGTCTTCCTGA
- a CDS encoding trypsin-like peptidase domain-containing protein yields MKRTWLLFAQAVTVLLAAYFVVATLKPEWLNKRATSLGGVVSIVEAPAGSPAIPTPGSLSVPAKKASPAVVSINTSKAAQRHPRSNDPWFRFFFGDQDDQPQVGLGSGVIVSPDGYILTNNHVVEGADEIEVTLNDSRHARGKVIGTDPDTDLAVLKIELDKLPVIVLGNSDELQVGDQVLAIGNPFGVGQTVTSGIVSALGRNQLGINNFENFIQTDAAINPGNSGGALIDVNGNLQGINTAIYSRSGGSMGIGFAIPVSMAKIVLEGIVKEGQVRRGWIGVEPSDLSPELAETFGVKADAGVIITGVLQNGPAAKAGIRPGDVITSVGEKKTDNVQALLTAVASLKPGSTSRFALQRGSDKMELDVTPGLRPKSPVRQVPNQPE; encoded by the coding sequence ATGAAACGCACCTGGCTGCTCTTTGCCCAAGCCGTGACCGTCCTGCTGGCGGCCTACTTTGTCGTTGCGACGCTCAAGCCCGAATGGCTCAACAAGCGCGCGACCTCGTTGGGCGGCGTGGTGTCGATCGTCGAGGCGCCGGCCGGCAGCCCCGCCATTCCGACGCCCGGCAGCCTGAGCGTGCCGGCAAAGAAGGCCTCGCCGGCGGTCGTGAGCATCAACACCAGCAAGGCCGCGCAACGCCATCCGCGCAGCAACGACCCGTGGTTCCGCTTCTTCTTCGGCGACCAGGACGACCAGCCCCAGGTCGGCCTGGGCAGCGGCGTGATCGTGAGCCCCGACGGCTACATCCTCACCAACAACCACGTGGTCGAGGGCGCCGACGAAATCGAGGTCACGCTGAACGACAGCCGCCACGCGCGCGGCAAGGTGATCGGCACCGACCCCGACACCGACCTGGCCGTGCTCAAGATCGAGCTCGACAAGCTGCCGGTGATCGTTCTGGGCAACTCCGACGAACTGCAGGTGGGCGACCAGGTGCTGGCCATCGGCAACCCCTTCGGCGTGGGCCAGACCGTGACCAGCGGCATCGTCTCGGCGTTGGGCCGCAACCAGCTGGGCATCAACAACTTCGAGAACTTCATCCAGACCGATGCGGCCATCAACCCCGGCAACTCGGGCGGTGCGCTGATCGACGTCAACGGCAACCTGCAGGGCATCAACACCGCGATCTACTCCCGCTCGGGCGGCAGCATGGGCATCGGCTTTGCCATTCCGGTGTCGATGGCCAAGATCGTGCTCGAAGGCATCGTGAAAGAAGGCCAGGTGCGCCGCGGTTGGATCGGCGTCGAGCCGAGCGACCTGTCGCCCGAACTGGCCGAGACCTTCGGCGTGAAGGCGGATGCGGGCGTCATCATCACGGGCGTGCTGCAGAACGGCCCTGCTGCCAAGGCCGGCATCCGGCCGGGCGACGTGATCACCTCGGTGGGCGAGAAGAAGACCGACAACGTGCAGGCACTGCTGACCGCGGTGGCCAGCTTGAAGCCCGGCAGCACCTCGCGGTTCGCACTGCAACGCGGCAGCGACAAGATGGAACTGGATGTGACGCCGGGCCTGCGGCCCAAGAGTCCGGTGCGTCAGGTGCCCAACCAGCCGGAGTAG
- the mscL gene encoding large conductance mechanosensitive channel protein MscL — MSILSEFKEFAVKGNVVDLAVGVIIGAAFGKIVDSLVADIIMPLVGVVFGRLDFSNLYVVLGTAPAGVANTLADLKKAGVPVLAYGNFITIAVNFVILAFIIFMMVKQINKLRKTEAAAPAAPAATPEDITLLREIRDSLKRP; from the coding sequence ATGAGCATCCTCAGTGAATTCAAGGAATTTGCCGTCAAGGGCAATGTGGTCGACCTTGCGGTCGGTGTGATCATCGGTGCAGCGTTCGGCAAGATCGTCGACTCGCTCGTGGCCGACATCATCATGCCGCTGGTCGGTGTGGTGTTCGGCAGGCTCGACTTCTCGAACCTCTATGTGGTGCTTGGCACTGCACCAGCCGGCGTGGCCAACACGCTGGCCGACCTCAAGAAGGCTGGCGTTCCGGTGCTGGCCTATGGCAACTTCATCACCATCGCGGTCAACTTCGTGATCCTCGCCTTCATCATCTTCATGATGGTCAAGCAGATCAACAAGCTGCGGAAAACGGAAGCCGCAGCGCCTGCGGCTCCGGCCGCCACGCCGGAAGACATCACGCTGCTGCGTGAAATTCGCGACAGCCTGAAGCGCCCCTGA
- the tatA gene encoding Sec-independent protein translocase subunit TatA produces the protein MGSFSIWHWLIVLLVVVMIFGTKKLRNMGSDLGGAVKGFKDGMKEGGSSADASAASSAPAQQVTGQPANSDKPTIDVEARQKS, from the coding sequence ATGGGTTCTTTCTCTATCTGGCACTGGCTGATCGTGCTGCTCGTCGTGGTCATGATCTTCGGCACCAAGAAGTTGCGGAACATGGGTTCGGACCTCGGTGGCGCCGTCAAGGGCTTCAAGGACGGCATGAAAGAAGGCGGTTCTTCTGCCGACGCTTCCGCCGCCTCGTCGGCCCCGGCCCAGCAAGTGACCGGCCAGCCGGCCAACAGCGACAAGCCGACCATCGACGTCGAAGCGCGTCAGAAGTCCTGA
- a CDS encoding histidine triad nucleotide-binding protein, with translation MSSDPNCVFCKIIEGKIPSRKVYEDDDLFGFHDISPWAPVHFMLVPKKHIASMAQLTPDDAALMGKIMTLAPKLALEQGCRPYPDGGYRVVVNTGTEGGQEVHHLHVHVMGGPRPWLRG, from the coding sequence ATGTCATCTGACCCGAACTGCGTCTTCTGCAAAATCATCGAAGGCAAGATCCCCTCGCGCAAGGTCTACGAAGACGACGATCTGTTCGGCTTTCACGACATCTCGCCCTGGGCGCCGGTGCATTTCATGCTGGTGCCCAAGAAGCACATCGCTTCGATGGCGCAGCTGACACCTGACGACGCGGCGCTGATGGGCAAGATCATGACCCTGGCGCCCAAACTGGCTTTGGAGCAGGGCTGCCGGCCCTATCCGGACGGCGGATACCGGGTCGTCGTCAATACCGGCACCGAGGGCGGGCAGGAGGTTCACCATCTCCATGTCCATGTCATGGGCGGTCCCCGGCCATGGCTTCGCGGCTGA
- the pdxA gene encoding 4-hydroxythreonine-4-phosphate dehydrogenase PdxA — protein sequence MNDAIAITLGDPAGIGPEIIAKAFRDAPDATRGTFVAGDVATVRRASQALASPGQLAWPVLEIESVAEVATVPPGCIPVLQVIAAPTHIELGRVSAEAGRVAGECVVWAARAALRGEIAAIVTAPLHKEALSAAGFPYPGHTELLQAEAAAHLGRSVADVPVRMMLANDELRTVLVSIHMSLRHAIEAVRFEGVLETLRITHRALTQALGRMPRIGVAGLNPHAGEGGLFGSEEREIILPAIEAARAEGIDASGPFAPDTVFMRARAKAGVPSSGEFDVVIAMYHDQGLIPVKYLGVEKGVNVTLGLPLVRTSPDHGTAFDIAGRGLADASSLIEALRMARTLSGA from the coding sequence ATGAACGACGCCATTGCCATCACGCTGGGCGATCCCGCGGGCATCGGCCCGGAGATCATCGCCAAGGCCTTTCGCGACGCACCCGATGCGACGCGTGGCACTTTCGTCGCCGGCGACGTGGCCACCGTGCGCCGGGCATCGCAGGCGCTGGCCTCGCCGGGGCAACTGGCGTGGCCCGTGCTGGAAATCGAATCCGTGGCCGAGGTGGCGACGGTGCCGCCCGGCTGCATCCCTGTGCTGCAGGTGATCGCTGCGCCGACTCACATCGAGCTTGGCCGCGTCAGCGCCGAGGCTGGTCGTGTGGCGGGCGAATGCGTGGTCTGGGCCGCGCGGGCCGCGTTGCGCGGCGAAATCGCCGCCATCGTGACCGCGCCTTTGCACAAGGAGGCGCTGTCGGCCGCCGGCTTCCCGTACCCCGGCCACACCGAGCTGCTGCAGGCCGAAGCGGCGGCGCACCTGGGCCGCAGCGTGGCCGACGTGCCGGTGCGCATGATGCTGGCCAACGACGAACTGCGCACCGTGCTCGTCAGCATCCACATGTCACTGCGCCATGCCATCGAGGCCGTGCGCTTCGAGGGTGTGCTCGAGACGCTGCGCATCACGCACCGGGCGTTGACCCAAGCATTGGGCCGCATGCCGCGCATCGGCGTCGCGGGCCTCAATCCGCATGCGGGCGAGGGTGGCCTGTTCGGTTCGGAAGAGCGAGAGATCATCTTGCCGGCCATCGAGGCCGCGCGTGCCGAGGGCATCGACGCCAGCGGGCCCTTTGCGCCCGACACGGTGTTCATGCGCGCGCGCGCCAAGGCCGGCGTGCCGTCCAGCGGTGAGTTCGACGTGGTGATTGCGATGTACCACGACCAAGGCCTGATCCCGGTCAAGTACCTTGGTGTGGAGAAGGGCGTGAACGTGACGCTGGGGCTGCCGCTGGTGCGTACCAGCCCCGATCACGGCACCGCGTTCGACATCGCGGGCAGGGGCCTTGCCGATGCGTCGAGCCTCATCGAGGCGCTGCGCATGGCCCGGACCCTGTCCGGCGCCTGA